From a single Terriglobales bacterium genomic region:
- the hisC gene encoding histidinol-phosphate transaminase — protein sequence MASIEDFLPEHIRALAQYIPGKPIRQAERESGVACIKLSSNENPLGPSPRAVEAMRRALAEVNYYPDNDASELRFRLALRHDVAVEQVIVADGSTALIDLLARALLAPGRNAVTSERSFIVYPIAVRAAGGTLIQVPMRDHAFDLEAIARAITRDTRLIFLANPNNPTGTLFDAAATDAFLARVPDDVLVILDEAYCDYATDYARSRGIEYSHSLDYVRGGRNLMVLRTFSKAHGLAGARVGYGFGPPRLIEYLSRLRTAFSVSAVAEAGALAALDDEAHIRRSLEMNASGAAWLGQKFRELGIRFVPTTANFIYFDPGEDAAALARRLQAEGVIVRPLTVWGAPTALRVTIGTPEMNEKFVSALKKVMERAPVR from the coding sequence ATGGCCTCCATCGAAGACTTTCTCCCCGAGCACATCCGCGCCCTGGCGCAATACATCCCCGGCAAGCCCATCCGGCAGGCGGAACGCGAAAGCGGCGTGGCCTGCATCAAGCTGTCGTCCAACGAAAACCCGCTGGGCCCTTCGCCGCGCGCCGTAGAAGCGATGCGCCGCGCGCTGGCGGAAGTGAACTACTACCCGGATAACGACGCCTCCGAGCTTCGCTTCCGCCTGGCCCTGCGCCATGATGTGGCCGTCGAGCAGGTCATCGTTGCGGATGGCTCCACCGCCCTCATTGACCTGCTGGCGCGCGCCCTGCTCGCGCCCGGACGCAACGCCGTCACCAGCGAGCGCTCCTTCATCGTCTATCCCATTGCGGTGCGCGCCGCCGGCGGCACGCTGATCCAGGTGCCCATGCGCGACCATGCCTTCGACCTCGAGGCCATCGCCCGCGCCATCACCCGCGACACGCGCCTCATCTTCCTGGCCAATCCCAACAATCCCACGGGCACGCTGTTCGATGCCGCCGCCACCGACGCTTTCCTGGCGCGCGTGCCTGACGACGTCCTGGTGATCCTCGACGAAGCCTACTGTGACTACGCCACGGATTACGCGCGCTCGCGCGGCATCGAATATTCGCACTCGCTGGACTACGTGCGTGGCGGACGCAACCTGATGGTGCTGCGCACCTTCTCCAAGGCCCACGGCCTGGCCGGCGCTCGTGTCGGTTACGGCTTTGGTCCGCCCCGCCTCATCGAATACCTCTCCCGCCTGCGCACTGCGTTTTCTGTTTCCGCGGTGGCCGAAGCCGGCGCGCTGGCCGCGCTGGACGATGAAGCCCACATCCGTCGCTCCCTGGAGATGAACGCCAGCGGCGCCGCCTGGCTCGGCCAGAAGTTCCGCGAGCTCGGCATCCGCTTCGTCCCCACCACCGCCAACTTCATCTACTTCGATCCCGGCGAAGACGCTGCCGCGCTCGCCCGCCGCCTGCAGGCGGAAGGCGTCATCGTGCGCCCGCTCACGGTTTGGGGCGCGCCCACCGCCTTGCGCGTCACCATCGGCACCCCGGAGATGAATGAAAAGTTCGTTTCCGCGCTCAAGAAGGTGATGGAGCGCGCGCCGGTTCGGTAG
- a CDS encoding ROK family protein: protein MSSFAIGVDLGGTNLRIAAVSEDGRVLEKMATGTEVARGRDSVLDEMCGAISRLTAEVGSGKRLVGIGIGVPGIIDLETGMLYESPNLPGWHDYPVRDEIERRLTTRVVLENDANCAALGEAWMGAARGFPDMCMITLGTGVGGGIVLGGRIWHGMTGMAGELGHITVVPDGVPCGCGNRGCIEQYASASAVERMAREVLGEARGKTGKAQRTARAVFEQAQHGDKQAQGIFDTVGRMLGVLIGDLVNALNLPMYVIGGGVAGAWEAFSPAMFEEVKKRSFVYAATAPEGGKTRRRTEIRRAELGSDAGLIGAARLPMLPAEYEQHMQGR, encoded by the coding sequence ATGTCTTCCTTCGCCATCGGCGTGGATTTGGGCGGGACGAACCTGCGCATTGCCGCGGTGTCCGAAGACGGCCGTGTGCTGGAGAAGATGGCGACCGGCACGGAGGTGGCGCGCGGTCGCGATTCGGTGCTCGACGAGATGTGCGGCGCCATCAGCCGGCTGACGGCGGAGGTCGGCAGCGGGAAGAGGCTGGTTGGGATCGGCATCGGGGTGCCTGGCATCATCGATCTGGAGACCGGCATGTTGTACGAGTCGCCGAATCTGCCGGGCTGGCACGACTACCCGGTGCGCGACGAGATCGAACGGCGCCTGACGACGCGCGTGGTGCTGGAGAACGACGCCAACTGCGCCGCGCTGGGTGAAGCCTGGATGGGCGCCGCCCGCGGCTTCCCCGACATGTGCATGATCACGCTGGGCACCGGCGTAGGCGGCGGGATCGTGCTGGGCGGTCGCATCTGGCACGGCATGACGGGCATGGCCGGCGAACTGGGCCACATCACGGTGGTGCCGGACGGTGTCCCCTGCGGTTGCGGCAACCGCGGCTGCATCGAGCAGTATGCCTCGGCCAGCGCCGTGGAGCGCATGGCACGGGAAGTGCTCGGAGAGGCGCGCGGCAAAACCGGGAAGGCGCAGCGGACCGCCCGGGCGGTGTTCGAGCAGGCACAGCACGGAGACAAGCAGGCACAGGGGATTTTCGACACCGTAGGCCGCATGCTGGGCGTGCTGATCGGGGACCTGGTGAACGCGCTCAACCTGCCCATGTACGTGATCGGCGGCGGCGTGGCGGGCGCATGGGAAGCTTTCTCGCCCGCGATGTTCGAGGAAGTGAAGAAGCGTTCATTCGTGTATGCGGCAACGGCGCCGGAGGGCGGGAAAACGCGGCGGCGGACCGAGATCCGCCGGGCGGAGTTGGGGAGCGACGCCGGATTGATCGGAGCGGCGCGTTTGCCGATGCTTCCGGCGGAATACGAGCAGCATATGCAGGGGAGGTAA